Proteins from one Flavobacterium branchiarum genomic window:
- a CDS encoding alpha-amylase family glycosyl hydrolase yields MVKARVLVAGITAMVLVTACKTSDIRLSADKKEVTSENKVVVYQVFTRLFGNTNTTNKPWGTIEENGVGKFNDFTDKALNEIKDLGVTYIWYTGVPHHALVRDYTAFGISNDDPEVIKGRAGSPYAVKDYYNVNPDLAVNPANRLQEFEALIARTHKADLKVIIDIVPNHIARKYEGKNNPVGVKDFGANDDVTVVYKRDNNFYYIPNTPFEIPDNVVPLNGEKNPLVDGKFDEYPAKWTGNGSSKAKPDQNDWYETVKVNYGVRPDGSKDFPELPAGFDKKTYQEHFAFWKDKDVPDSWKKFKSIALFWISKGVDGFRYDMAEMVPYEFWSYMNSAIKTQNPNAFLLAEVYNPKEYRNYIHLGKMDYLYDKVETYDKLKDVIKGKSSPDELSGIQHNMSDIEHNMLHFLDNHDEQRLANTEFAGTPEKGKPLMVVSTTLSTSPTMVYFGQEVGEAGNEDAGFGKPSRTSIFDYIGVPNHQRWMNNGKFDGGQLSQSEKDLRDFYKRLLNFSIKSSALMGQFQEIQDVNRKNTVGFDTGIYSYVRWSDNQKLIVVANFSADKESTFELKVPAVVISKWNLKDGTYLLTDQLYLKDKIKLNVINGEGIAKVKIAPSESFIYEVK; encoded by the coding sequence ATGGTAAAAGCAAGAGTTCTTGTAGCAGGAATCACCGCAATGGTTTTGGTTACTGCATGTAAAACAAGCGACATAAGATTGAGTGCAGACAAAAAAGAAGTAACTTCTGAAAATAAAGTTGTAGTGTATCAGGTTTTTACTCGTTTGTTTGGAAATACAAACACAACTAATAAACCGTGGGGTACTATTGAAGAGAATGGAGTAGGGAAGTTTAATGACTTTACAGATAAAGCATTAAATGAAATTAAAGATCTGGGTGTTACCTATATTTGGTACACGGGAGTGCCTCATCATGCTTTGGTTCGTGATTATACTGCATTTGGAATTTCAAATGATGATCCCGAAGTGATTAAAGGAAGAGCTGGATCGCCTTACGCTGTAAAGGATTATTATAATGTAAATCCTGATTTGGCAGTTAATCCCGCAAATCGATTACAGGAATTTGAGGCATTGATTGCTCGCACGCATAAAGCAGATTTAAAAGTTATTATTGATATCGTACCGAATCATATTGCTCGTAAGTATGAGGGGAAAAATAATCCAGTAGGAGTAAAAGATTTTGGAGCTAATGATGATGTGACAGTTGTTTATAAACGTGATAATAATTTTTATTATATTCCAAATACTCCATTTGAAATTCCTGATAATGTTGTTCCGTTAAACGGAGAAAAAAATCCGCTTGTAGATGGGAAATTTGATGAGTACCCCGCAAAATGGACAGGTAACGGTTCTAGTAAGGCTAAACCGGATCAAAATGACTGGTATGAAACGGTTAAAGTGAATTATGGAGTTCGTCCAGATGGATCTAAAGATTTCCCGGAACTTCCAGCAGGTTTTGATAAAAAAACATACCAAGAGCATTTTGCTTTTTGGAAAGATAAAGATGTTCCTGATTCTTGGAAAAAATTCAAATCAATTGCATTGTTTTGGATTTCAAAAGGAGTTGATGGTTTTCGTTATGACATGGCCGAAATGGTTCCTTATGAATTTTGGAGTTATATGAACTCAGCAATAAAAACTCAGAATCCAAATGCTTTTTTACTTGCCGAGGTGTACAATCCAAAAGAATACCGCAATTATATCCATTTAGGAAAAATGGATTATTTATACGATAAGGTTGAGACATATGATAAGCTGAAGGATGTTATTAAAGGTAAATCATCTCCTGATGAACTTTCAGGGATTCAACATAACATGTCCGACATAGAACATAATATGTTGCATTTCTTGGATAACCACGATGAGCAACGTTTGGCAAATACTGAATTTGCTGGAACTCCAGAAAAAGGGAAGCCATTGATGGTTGTTTCTACAACATTAAGCACTTCGCCTACGATGGTTTATTTTGGACAAGAAGTAGGGGAGGCTGGTAATGAAGATGCTGGATTTGGTAAGCCTTCTAGAACTTCTATTTTTGATTATATTGGAGTGCCTAATCATCAACGTTGGATGAATAACGGTAAATTTGATGGCGGACAGCTTTCTCAATCTGAAAAGGACTTACGTGATTTTTATAAGCGATTATTGAATTTTTCTATAAAGAGCTCAGCATTAATGGGGCAATTTCAAGAAATTCAGGATGTAAATCGAAAGAATACTGTTGGTTTTGATACGGGTATTTATTCTTATGTTCGTTGGTCGGATAATCAAAAATTAATTGTTGTAGCTAATTTTTCTGCAGATAAAGAAAGTACATTTGAATTGAAGGTTCCTGCTGTTGTTATTTCAAAATGGAACTTGAAGGATGGAACTTATTTATTAACAGACCAATTGTATTTGAAAGATAAAATAAAGCTAAATGTAATAAATGGTGAAGGGATTGCTAAGGTTAAGATAGCGCCGTCTGAATCTTTTATTTACGAAGTGAAGTAA
- a CDS encoding OstA-like protein, with protein sequence MKKSLFFIYSCLLILSVNLGIAQAPKIINIEHSDFVDRNEIEMPGAVLLTGNVKVNHDGVVLTCNKAYLFEGENYLKAFGNVQIVQGDTLFLNSKYAEYNGNLKKAFATGNPVMSSPDATLQTDTINFDRNIQEVYYNSKGTIVNKENTLVSKSGRYYVAEKKFKFLTAVTVTNPKCVIKSNHLDYYSNSGHSYLFGPSTITSKTDYIYTEKGFYDTKRNLAHFLRKSYIRYDDRLIEGDSLYYDRNKDFASATRNVKITDSINRGIVKGHYAEIYKQKDSMFVTKRAVAINFVENDSVYIHGKRLMVTGKEGDRIIRAFNNVRFFKTDMSGKCDSIHSSSRTALTKLIGNPILWNGESQITGDIMHLIGDNTTKKLDSLKVLNNTFIISKDTIGTGYNQVKGLNLYGKFKDGKLHDVDVIKNTEVVYYMRNDANELIGINKNVSSKINLILENNGIETITFFNQVDGDIFPEEELPENARKLRGMNWRGDEKIKSKDDIFTAEENELNDKLVEEGKIENAKENVPMKIRQETLDYGKKKPAKTTTKTKAKK encoded by the coding sequence TTGAAGAAATCACTCTTTTTCATATATAGTTGCTTGCTTATTTTAAGTGTAAATTTAGGAATAGCTCAAGCTCCAAAAATTATCAATATCGAACACTCTGATTTTGTAGACAGAAACGAAATCGAAATGCCTGGTGCTGTTTTACTTACTGGAAATGTAAAAGTAAACCACGATGGTGTTGTTTTAACATGTAACAAAGCCTATTTGTTTGAAGGAGAAAACTATCTAAAAGCATTTGGAAATGTACAAATAGTACAAGGTGATACTTTATTCCTGAATAGTAAGTATGCCGAATACAATGGTAATCTAAAAAAAGCATTTGCAACAGGAAACCCTGTCATGAGCTCACCAGATGCTACTTTACAAACAGATACTATTAATTTTGACAGAAATATTCAAGAAGTATACTATAACTCTAAAGGAACAATCGTAAACAAAGAAAATACTTTAGTAAGTAAATCTGGTAGGTATTATGTGGCCGAAAAAAAGTTTAAATTCCTAACAGCTGTTACAGTTACTAATCCTAAATGTGTCATAAAATCAAACCATTTAGATTATTACAGTAATTCAGGGCACTCTTATTTATTTGGTCCATCGACAATAACCAGTAAGACAGATTACATCTATACCGAAAAAGGTTTTTACGACACCAAAAGAAATCTAGCCCATTTTCTAAGGAAATCATACATACGTTATGACGACCGATTAATAGAAGGTGATAGTTTGTATTATGATCGAAATAAAGATTTTGCTTCGGCAACACGAAATGTAAAGATTACTGACTCCATAAATCGAGGAATTGTAAAAGGTCATTATGCTGAAATATACAAGCAAAAAGATTCCATGTTTGTAACCAAGAGAGCCGTTGCGATAAACTTCGTAGAGAATGACTCGGTTTACATACACGGAAAAAGGCTAATGGTAACCGGAAAAGAAGGCGATCGTATTATACGCGCTTTTAATAACGTTAGATTTTTTAAAACGGATATGAGCGGAAAATGCGATTCGATACACTCGAGTAGCCGAACTGCTTTAACAAAACTTATAGGAAACCCAATACTCTGGAACGGCGAAAGTCAGATTACAGGAGACATTATGCATCTTATTGGAGACAACACCACCAAGAAACTTGACTCGCTCAAAGTCCTCAATAATACCTTTATCATTTCCAAGGACACCATAGGAACTGGCTACAATCAAGTCAAGGGATTAAATTTATACGGAAAATTCAAAGATGGAAAACTTCACGATGTCGATGTTATAAAAAACACAGAAGTCGTTTATTATATGCGTAATGATGCCAATGAGCTCATCGGGATCAATAAAAACGTAAGCAGTAAAATCAATCTTATTTTAGAAAATAATGGTATCGAAACCATTACATTCTTTAATCAAGTCGATGGAGATATATTTCCTGAGGAAGAATTACCCGAAAATGCGCGAAAACTGCGAGGAATGAATTGGCGTGGAGATGAAAAAATCAAATCAAAAGACGACATTTTCACTGCAGAAGAAAACGAACTCAATGACAAATTAGTCGAAGAAGGCAAAATTGAAAATGCAAAAGAAAATGTACCGATGAAAATAAGGCAAGAAACCTTAGATTACGGCAAAAAGAAACCAGCTAAGACAACTACTAAAACTAAGGCGAAGAAATAG
- a CDS encoding aspartate aminotransferase family protein → MNPDFIKYQAQTSPYPLGMEVSHAIGSYIYDTNNKKYLDFVAGVSACTLGHQHPRVNQAIKDQLDKYSHVMVYGEYSQSPAVEYCKLMASLLPESLNKTYLVNSGTEAIEGALKLARRTTGRSQLISCYNAYHGNTMGSMSVMGFEERKQAFRPLIPDVDFITFNNEEDLQKITTKTAGIILETIQGGAGFIEPYDNFLQKVRKRCDEVGAMMIVDEIQPGFGRTGKLFGFQNYDVVPDIVVMGKGMGGGMPVGAFTASAEKMDLLTENPKLGHITTFGGHPVIASACLATLKEITETNLMAETLEKEKLIRSLLVHPLIKDVRGRGLMLAAMTESAEITNEVILTCQDKGLILFWLLFEGCAIRITPPLTISEEEIREGCAIILNVMDEILSKKNN, encoded by the coding sequence ATGAATCCCGATTTTATAAAATACCAAGCACAAACTTCACCATATCCATTAGGAATGGAAGTTTCACACGCCATAGGTTCTTACATATACGATACCAATAATAAAAAATACCTAGACTTTGTAGCAGGAGTTTCTGCTTGCACGTTAGGACATCAACATCCAAGAGTAAACCAAGCGATTAAAGATCAGTTAGACAAATACTCGCACGTAATGGTTTACGGAGAATACTCTCAAAGTCCAGCCGTAGAATATTGTAAGCTAATGGCTTCACTCCTACCTGAGTCACTAAATAAAACGTATTTGGTAAATTCAGGAACCGAGGCAATCGAAGGAGCTTTAAAACTAGCTCGAAGAACAACAGGACGCAGTCAATTAATATCGTGTTATAACGCTTATCACGGTAACACAATGGGATCCATGAGTGTTATGGGATTCGAAGAGCGCAAACAAGCCTTTAGACCTTTAATTCCAGATGTAGATTTTATCACCTTCAATAACGAAGAAGATTTACAAAAAATAACTACCAAAACTGCCGGAATCATATTAGAAACAATTCAGGGAGGTGCCGGATTTATAGAACCATACGACAACTTTTTACAAAAAGTACGTAAACGCTGTGACGAAGTTGGAGCTATGATGATAGTCGATGAAATACAGCCAGGATTTGGTAGAACCGGAAAACTTTTTGGTTTCCAGAATTACGATGTCGTTCCTGATATCGTCGTTATGGGAAAAGGAATGGGAGGCGGTATGCCTGTAGGTGCATTTACGGCTTCGGCTGAAAAAATGGACTTGTTAACAGAAAATCCTAAATTGGGTCATATAACCACATTTGGAGGACATCCTGTCATTGCGTCAGCCTGTTTAGCAACTTTGAAAGAAATTACTGAAACTAACCTAATGGCTGAAACATTAGAGAAAGAAAAGCTAATCAGATCACTTTTGGTACACCCTTTGATTAAAGACGTTAGAGGAAGAGGATTAATGCTTGCGGCCATGACAGAAAGCGCCGAAATAACAAACGAAGTTATTTTAACCTGTCAGGACAAAGGCCTCATTTTATTCTGGTTGCTGTTTGAAGGATGTGCGATACGCATTACACCTCCATTAACAATTTCTGAAGAAGAAATAAGAGAAGGTTGCGCCATAATCCTAAATGTAATGGATGAAATTTTAAGCAAAAAGAATAATTAG
- a CDS encoding tetratricopeptide repeat protein, with amino-acid sequence MQLSNEEEDYNLSLSKFESMLKTNKVLFFDSEEFEEIILHYLDIGKANLAKKALKLALDQHPKSTGLKLVQVEMLVYDDKLEIAEKLLNELYAIEPNNEEIYIQKANIYSKRDQHEKAVELLKIALEYTDDFADVYNLIGMEYLFMDNLEMAKESFIKCLEEDLEDQSALYNVVYCFEFLDQNQEAIAYLNKYINKNPYSEIAWHQLGRLHYGVKEYEDAIRAFDYATLIDDEFLGAFMERAKAFERLKKYAEAIESYNRTIELDDATSYALLRIGKCYERLGNKALALKYYNKTVHEDPLLDKGWIAITDFYVRQKNFQKALFFVNKALAIDNQNRLYWKRYATINKQMNFFEEAEFGYRKAVEFGDHSLDTWLFWVDILQFLGEFESAIQTLLQASEYFPEENEIEYRLAGLYFMTQDNTKAKFHLSNGLRLKFDNYILIEDLFPVVWTKKMVQNYIEKHKKQ; translated from the coding sequence ATGCAATTAAGCAACGAAGAAGAAGATTATAACCTATCCCTATCCAAATTTGAGTCAATGTTAAAAACTAACAAAGTACTCTTTTTTGATTCAGAGGAATTTGAAGAGATTATCCTTCATTATCTGGACATAGGCAAGGCTAATTTAGCAAAGAAAGCCTTAAAACTTGCATTAGACCAACATCCAAAATCTACAGGCTTAAAATTAGTTCAAGTAGAGATGCTAGTGTATGACGACAAACTCGAAATAGCTGAAAAGCTTTTAAATGAGTTGTACGCAATCGAACCCAACAACGAAGAAATTTACATCCAAAAAGCAAATATATATTCTAAAAGAGACCAACACGAAAAAGCGGTTGAACTGCTTAAAATCGCTTTGGAATACACAGATGATTTTGCCGATGTGTACAATTTAATCGGTATGGAATATCTTTTTATGGACAATCTTGAAATGGCAAAAGAAAGCTTTATCAAATGTCTAGAAGAAGATCTAGAAGACCAATCGGCATTATACAACGTAGTTTATTGTTTTGAGTTTTTAGACCAAAACCAAGAAGCTATCGCTTATTTAAACAAATACATAAACAAAAACCCCTATAGCGAAATCGCTTGGCATCAGCTAGGACGTTTGCATTATGGCGTAAAAGAATATGAAGATGCAATTCGTGCATTTGATTATGCAACCTTAATCGACGATGAGTTTCTAGGCGCTTTCATGGAAAGAGCCAAAGCATTCGAGCGTTTGAAAAAATATGCAGAAGCGATAGAAAGCTATAACCGTACCATCGAACTAGATGATGCAACTTCGTATGCATTGTTAAGAATAGGAAAATGTTACGAAAGACTAGGCAATAAAGCATTAGCATTAAAATATTACAACAAAACAGTTCACGAGGATCCTCTTTTAGACAAAGGGTGGATTGCTATAACTGATTTTTATGTACGCCAGAAAAACTTTCAAAAAGCGTTGTTTTTCGTCAATAAAGCATTGGCTATCGACAATCAAAATCGTTTGTATTGGAAACGTTATGCAACGATAAACAAGCAAATGAACTTTTTTGAAGAAGCAGAATTTGGCTACCGAAAAGCAGTAGAATTTGGTGATCATTCACTTGACACTTGGTTGTTTTGGGTAGATATACTTCAATTTTTAGGCGAGTTTGAAAGCGCTATACAAACCTTATTACAAGCGTCTGAATATTTCCCTGAAGAAAACGAAATCGAATACCGTTTGGCTGGACTATATTTTATGACACAGGATAACACAAAAGCAAAATTCCACTTAAGCAATGGATTACGATTAAAATTTGATAATTACATCTTAATCGAAGACTTATTTCCTGTAGTTTGGACAAAAAAAATGGTACAAAATTATATTGAAAAACATAAAAAACAATAA